A stretch of Vigna angularis cultivar LongXiaoDou No.4 chromosome 4, ASM1680809v1, whole genome shotgun sequence DNA encodes these proteins:
- the LOC108331174 gene encoding pectinesterase, producing MDKISHCCPFLHLRVRTQQFVVTLSVLGSALSWITTSDAQNQCSHTRYPDLCAQTLMQFGSSNQSVDHNILALVNKTILETNLPSSYFAEYKTDDEDGAHSVVADYCEELIGMSLKRLDQSLRALKSPTRKNNDIQTWLSASITFQQTCKDYADAHTTISPGGLMQRMSDKMHYLSQLGSNSLALVNHVSKKGSQKDETNKEEHEFPKWVSAKGRKLLQGGTIKANAIVAQDGSGDYKTVSEAIRAASGNRFVIYVKEGVYKEKIRTSKDGITLIGDGKSSTLIVGDDSVAEGSSLTDSATFTITGDGFMARDIGFQNNAGPGGEQAVALNIASDHAVLYRCSISGYQDTLYALALRQFYAECDIYGTIDFIFGNAAAVFQRCNLLLRRPRGSSYNAILANGRTDPGQNTGFSVHKCSILPTSDFTQSRSSFLGRPWKEYSRSVVMQSTIDDVIAAKGWVAWPGYGSSVLKSLYFAEYGNEGGGAGTAGRVQWQGFHVLKAEDAAKFSVANFIAGNSWIPSSGVNFISGLN from the exons ATGGATAAAATTAGCCATTGTTGTCCTTTTCTTCATCTGAGAGTGAGAACACAGCAATTTGTGGTAACCCTTTCAGTATTAGGCAGTGCACTGTCGTGGATCACCACTTCTGATGCTCAGAATCAGTGCAGTCATACTAGATATCCCGATCTATGTGCTCAAACCTTGATGCAATTTGGTTCATCTAATCAAAGTGTTGATCATAACATTTTGGCTCTTGTCAACAAAACCATTTTAGAAACTAACTTGCCAAGTTCATATTTTGCTGAATACAAgactgatgatgaagatggagcCCATTCTGTCGTCGCAG ATTACTGTGAAGAGCTTATTGGCATGTCATTGAAAAGGTTAGATCAATCCCTGAGAGCACTGAAATCCCCTACAAGAAAAAACAATGACATTCAAACATGGCTAAGTGCTTCCATAACTTTCCAACAAACTTGTAAAGACTATGCAGATGCACACACCACAATCTCTCCAGGAGGCCTTATGCAAAGAATGTCAGACAAAATGCACTATCTTTCTCAACTGGGAAGCAACTCATTAGCACTTGTTAACCATGTGAGCAAAAAAGGTAGCCAGAAAGATGAAACTAACAAAGAGGAACATGAATTTCCCAAGTGGGTATCAGCCAAAGGACGTAAGCTGCTTCAAGGAGGCACCATAAAAGCAAATGCCATAGTTGCACAAGATGGTTCAGGAGATTACAAGACAGTTTCTGAAGCCATTAGGGCAGCTTCAGGGAACAGGTTTGTGATTTATGTCAAGGAAGGGGTTTACAAAGAGAAGATTCGCACCAGCAAGGATGGAATCACCTTAATTGGAGATGGAAAATCCTCTACTCTTATTGTTGGAGATGACAGTGTTGCCGAGGGTTCTTCCTTAACCGACTCAGCCACGTTTA CAATCACCGGCGATGGCTTTATGGCACGCGACATCGGATTCCAGAACAACGCTGGCCCAGGAGGCGAACAAGCGGTGGCTCTGAACATAGCCTCCGACCATGCCGTCCTCTACCGGTGCAGCATATCAGGGTACCAAGACACCCTCTACGCCCTCGCCCTCCGCCAGTTCTACGCAGAATGCGACATTTACGGCACGATCGACTTCATCTTCGGCAACGCCGCCGCCGTCTTCCAGCGCTGCAACCTCCTCCTCCGCCGCCCTCGCGGCTCCAGCTACAACGCCATTCTGGCCAACGGCCGAACTGACCCCGGCCAGAACACCGGGTTCTCCGTTCACAAGTGCAGCATATTGCCGACCTCGGACTTTACGCAGTCGCGCAGTTCGTTTCTGGGGAGGCCCTGGAAGGAGTATTCGAGATCGGTGGTGATGCAGAGTACAATCGACGATGTGATTGCGGCGAAAGGGTGGGTGGCGTGGCCTGGGTATGGAAGCTCCGTGTTGAAGAGTTTGTATTTCGCGGAGTATGGCAATGAAGGAGGTGGTGCTGGAACCGCAGGGAGGGTGCAGTGGCAGGGTTTTCATGTTCTTAAGGCTGAGGATGCTGCCAAATTCAGTGTTGCTAATTTTATTGCTGGAAACTCGTGGATTCCCTCCAGTGGAGTTAATTTCATTTCAGGGCTTAATTAA
- the LOC108331764 gene encoding dnaJ protein ERDJ2A has translation MAASEENSALFPIFILTIMAIPIVPYTITKLCRAASKKSKSIHCQCSECSRSGKYHKSIFKRISNVSTCSNMTLLLLWVIMIILVYYIKTMSREIEVFDPFSILGLEPGAAESEIKKKYRRLSIQYHPDKNPDPEAHKYFVEYIAKAYQALTDPIARENYEKYGHPDGRQGFQMGIALPQFLLNIDGASGGILLLWIVGVCILLPLVIAVVYLSRSSKYTGNYVMHQTLSTYYYLMKPSLAPSKVMDVFIKAAEYMEIPVRRTDDEPLQKLLLLVRSELNLDLKNIKQEQAKFWKQHPALVKTELLVQAQLTREFASLSPSLQSDFRRILETAPRLLEELMKMAVIPRNAQGHGWLRPAIGVVELSQSIIQAVPLSARKSTGGSPEGIAPFLQLPHVSETIIKKVARKKVRTFQELHDMDSQERADLLIQTGGLSSAEVQDIETVLDMMPSLTLEVTCETEGEEGIQEGDIVTIHAWINVKRGNGLIGALPHAPYYPFQKEENYWFLLADSISNNVWFSQKVSFMDEAAALTAASKAIEESMEGSGANVKETSRAVAEAVEKVKGGSRLVLGKFQAPSEGNYSLTCYCLCDSWLGCDRRTNLKLKILKRTRAGTRGAVLADEGPITEDGVEEDEDNEDGEYDDDYESEYSEDEEDDQNTKNKHQAANGTVNKQGQGAESSGSDEE, from the exons ATGGCAGCTTCAGAGGAGAATAGTGCACTGTTCCCAATATTCATTTTGACAATAATGGCCATTCCTATAGTGCCATACACAATAACAAAGTTGTGCCGAGCTGCCTCTAAGAAATCAAAGAGCATACACTGTCAGTGCTCTGAATGCTCGCGGTCGGGCAAGTACCATAAATCAATATTCAAGAGG ATTTCGAATGTGTCAACCTGTAGTAATATGACATTATTACTGCTTTGGGTGATTATGATTATTCTGGTTTATTACATAAAGACCATGAGCCGTGAG ATCGAAGTTTTCGACCCATTTAGTATTCTAGGGTTAGAGCCTGGAGCGGCAGAGtctgaaataaagaaaaagtatagGAGACTTTCAATTCAATACCATCCAGATAAAAATCCGGATCCAG AGGCACACAAGTACTTTGTTGAGTACATTGCCAAGGCTTATCAAGCTCTTACAGATCCAATAGCTcgtgaaaattatgaaaaatatggCCATCCTGATGGCCGACAG GGATTTCAAATGGGTATAGCTCTTCCACAATTCCTGCTAAATATTGATGGGGCATCTGGGGGAATACTTCTGCTTTGGATTGTTGGTGTGTGCATTCTCTTGCCACTGGTTATTGCTGTTGTTTATCTCTCCAGATCGTCGAAGTATACTGGCAACTATGTGATGCATCAAACACTTTCCACTTACTATTACCTCATGAAGCCTTCCTTGGCCCCCAG CAAAGTCATGGATGTTTTCATCAAAGCTGCCGAATATATGGAAATTCCAGTTCGTAGGACTGATGATGAACCTCTTCAGAAGCTTTTGTTGTTGGTAAGAAGTGAGTTGAATCTTGACCTCAAGAACATCAAGCAGGAACAGGCTAAGTTTTGGAAGCAGCATCCTGCTCTAGTTAAG ACAGAGCTGTTAGTTCAAGCTCAGTTGACCCGTGAATTTGCATCCTTGTCTCCATCTTTACAAAGTGATTTTCGAAGAATTTTAGAAACAGCACCTCGCCTTCTTGAAGAATTAATGAAG atggcAGTTATACCCCGAAATGCTCAGGGCCATGGTTGGCTGAGGCCTGCAATTGGTGTTGTTGAACTTTCTCAATCTATCATCCAG GCTGTTCCTCTCAGCGCTAGAAAATCTACTGGTGGATCACCTGAAGGCATTGCACCGTTTCTGCAGTTGCCACACGTTAGTGAGACTATTATTAAGAAGGTGGCCCGCAAG AAGGTGAGAACATTTCAGGAACTTCATGACATGGACTCTCAGGAGCGAGCTGACCTGCTTATTCAAACAGGTGGCTTATCTTCTGCTGAAGTGCAAGACATTGAGACTGTACTGGACATGATGCCTTCCTTGACACTTGAGGTAACTTGTGAGACCGAAGGTGAAGAGGGTATACAAGAGGGTGACATTGTGACAATCCATGCTTGGATAAATGTTAAAAGGGGAAATGGCCTGATTGGTGCTCTTCCACACGCCCCATACTACCCATttcagaaagaagaaaattactGGTTTTTGCTTGCAGATTCTATTTCAAATAATGTATGGTTTTCTCAGAAGGTTAGTTTCATGGATGAAGCTGCTGCTCTAACTGCTGCATCTAAGGCAATTGAAGAATCTATGGAGGGGTCAGGAGCAAATGTGAAGGAGACAAGTAGGGCAGTTGCAGAAGCAGTTGAGAAGGTGAAAGGGGGCTCTAGATTGGTATTGGGCAAGTTTCAGGCCCCTTCAGAGGGTAACTACAGTTTGACTTGCTATTGTTTGTGTGATTCTTGGTTGGGCTGTGACAGAAGGACAAATTTGAAGCTCAAAATTTTGAAACGGACTCGGGCTGGCACCAGGGGTGCTGTTTTGGCCGATGAAGGACCTATCACGGAGGATGGAGTTGAGGAGGATGAGGACAATGAGGATGGAGAGTATGATGATGACTATGAGAGTGAGTACAgcgaagatgaagaagatgatcaaaacacaaaaaataagcATCAAGCTGCCAATGGCACCGTTAATAAACAGGGTCAAGGTGCAGAAAGTTCAGGCTCTGATGAAGAATGA
- the LOC108329964 gene encoding uncharacterized protein LOC108329964 — MSPSSADHGGDHPCSRQEINGFSNDHTEVATPCTASSTLGYIVDAVPANEREKLRRIVVASAKGFSIGAGIKGGLAIFAILARLTRKKPPRKGIVVTNSDAIVEALKETLRYGLFLGTFAGTFVSTDEVIGALAGHRRTAKWRALVAGAVAGSSMLLTGLEDQHTSLAIYILMRAAVLASRCGIKSKRFGKICKPLTWKHGDIFLMCLSSSQILSAYILKQDSLPASYKSFLNKHGGKDPVILQGVKDIASGKPFTNLGAIEKYYKNMGVDVKLKPDMKVPCSIVHGNQTCTGHIFTFLLQAYQRALPVYLPVYLIPALIVHRKGLLKRPSTILTKGLLGTARSSLFLSVYCASAWMWTCFLFRIFKRCNIPMVAMGTFPTGLALAIEKESRRMEISLYCLARAIESFFTCVADAGYLPQSRRIKRADVVVFSLSTAIIMHCYAEEREVFKSKYLNVLDWVFGVPPPPCETPRCKGR, encoded by the exons ATGTCGCCGTCTTCCGCCGACCACGGCGGAGACCACCCCTGCTCCCGGCAAGAAATCAACGGCTTCTCCAATGACCACACCGAAGTGGCCACTCCTTGCACGGCGTCGTCGACGCTCGGCTACATCGTCGACGCGGTCCCTGCAAACGAGCGGGAGAAGCTCCGGAGAATCGTAGTCGCTTCCGCAAAGGGTTTCTCGATCGGCGCCGGCATCAAGGGTGGCCTCGCTATCTTCGCGATCTTGGCTCGGTTGACGCGGAAAAAGCCGCCAAg GAAGGGGATTGTGGTGACGAACAGCGATGCAATTGTCGAGGCTCTGAAGGAAACATTGAGATACGGTCTTTTCCTTGGAACCTTCGCCGGAACGTTCGTGTCCACCGACGAGGTTATCGGTGCTCTCGCTGGTCACCGTAG GACTGCGAAGTGGAGGGCTCTGGTAGCAGGGGCGGTGGCCGGGTCTTCGATGCTTCTTACAGGGTTAGAAGATCAGCACACGAGTTTGGCGATTTACATTCTCATGCGTGCTGCTGTCTTGGCGTCTCGTTGTGGGATTAAGAGCAAACGGTTTGGAAAAATTTGTAAGCCTCTCACGTGGAAGCACGGTGACATTTTCCTCATGTGTCTCTCCTCCTCACAGATATT GTCTGCTTATATATTAAAGCAAGACAGTTTACCAGCTTCATATAAATCCTTTCTCAATAAGCATGGTGGAAAGGATCCAGTTATCTTACAAGGTGTAAAAGATATAGCGAGTGGCAAGCCTTTCACTAATTTGGGTGCAATTGAGAAATACTACAAGAACATGGGTGTCGATGTGAAATTAAAACCAGATATGAAAGTCCCATGCTCG ATTGTACATGGGAATCAAACATGCACTGGACATATCTTCACTTTTCTCCTTCAAGCTTACCAAAGAGCACTACCTGTTTATCTTCCAGTTTATTTGATACCTGCACTTATTGTTCATAGAAAAGGACTTTTAAAAAG GCCTAGCACAATATTAACCAAGGGTCTTCTGGGCACAGCGAGATCAAGCTTGTTTCTGTCTGTGTATTGCGCTTCTGCTTG GATGTGGACATGCTTTCTTTTCAGGATTTTCAAAAGATGTAACATTCCAATGGTGGCCATGGGAACG TTTCCAACTGGCCTTGCATTGGCCATTGAGAAGGAAAGCAGGCGAATGGAAATATCATTATACTGCCTTGCCCGGGCGATTGAGAGTTTCTTTACATGTGTAGCTGATGCAGGATATCTGCCACAATCAAGAAGGATCAAGAGGGCTGATGTGGTGGTTTTCAGCTTGTCAACAGCCATCATAATGCATTGTTATGCAGAGGAGAGGGAAGTGTTTAAATCCAAATACTTGAATGTCCTTGATTGGGTATTTGGGGTACCTCCTCCTCCATGTGAAACCCCGCGATGCAAAGGTAGGTAG
- the LOC108330158 gene encoding uncharacterized protein LOC108330158, translating to MAATKPNTTIHNLFDDSLTEIFCKLPCKSLFSCKSVSKHWLTLISNPNFHSVYLTHQHTLFHKIQSQGEDPDQPSFILKPYNALVIAPNLPSLQLGSLENHLSLTSLGSDFEPANIVPQLRSVLKFVFACSNGLLVYGNPRPRHKCVYHVRNPLTKDSLKLPCAPTVCDHAGVLVGFMCDPYYCLAKENSGVSIVPTSERRFRVVRIPAFSDTRVAFDVEVFSSETGKWKRFVVSCPQGFACGFFLTSSSVEHEGKLYFMGGGRVLVYDPYDYECVASVIELPRGFGEAYRGCLGVSCGKLQLSEFPISPSSAFEAYSGRVWELEYCGMEEERRWKLVHEFCLPEIIGPMFQELKALEVEYARGCSRILAFHPYVKDSVFLKFGDNIICCNLLTRRFRVCKYGGLSLLFYPVIPVLLPWWPTPIPSSPSLVDPSV from the coding sequence ATGGCTGCTACCAAACCCAATACCACCATCCACAATCTCTTCGACGATTCCCTCACCGAAATCTTCTGCAAACTCCCATGCAAATCCCTTTTCTCATGCAAGAGCGTTTCAAAGCATTGGCTCACACTCATTTCCAATCCCAATTTCCATTCCGTATACCTCACTCACCAACACACCCTCTTCCATAAAATCCAATCCCAAGGAGAAGACCCTGATCAACCCAGTTTCATTCTAAAGCCATACAATGCCCTTGTCATAGCACCAAATTTACCCTCTCTTCAACTTGGCTCTCTCGAAAACCACCTCTCTCTAACCTCCCTAGGCTCAGATTTCGAACCGGCTAACATTGTACCACAACTACGGTCTGTGTTAAAGTTTGTTTTTGCATGTTCCAACGGTTTACTCGTATATGGAAACCCTCGTCCACGTCACAAATGCGTATACCACGTACGTAACCCACTTACAAAGGATTCATTGAAACTCCCTTGTGCTCCAACTGTCTGTGACCACGCTGGGGTTCTCGTTGGTTTCATGTGTGACCCTTATTACTGTCTTGCAAAAGAGAACTCCGGCGTATCTATCGTTCCCACTTCTGAACGCAGGTTCAGGGTGGTTCGCATCCCTGCGTTCAGCGACACGAGGGTTGCGTTTGATGTTGAGGTTTTCTCTTCCGAGACAGGGAAATGGAAGCGGTTTGTGGTGTCGTGTCCACAGGGGTTTGCGTGCGGATTTTTTCTGACTTCATCGAGCGTTGAGCACGAAGGGAAGTTGTACTTCATGGGTGGAGGGAGGGTCCTCGTGTATGACCCTTATGATTATGAGTGTGTGGCTTCTGTGATTGAACTTCCCCGTGGCTTTGGCGAAGCGTACAGAGGGTGCCTTGGGGTTTCTTGTGGAAAGTTGCAGTTATCTGAGTTCCCTATCTCTCCCTCCAGTGCCTTTGAAGCTTACAGTGGGAGGGTTTGGGAGTTGGAATATTGTGGgatggaagaagaaagaagatggaaACTGGTGCATGAGTTTTGTCTCCCTGAGATTATTGGGCCAATGTTTCAAGAGTTGAAAGCCTTGGAGGTTGAATATGCGAGAGGTTGCAGTAGGATTCTGGCTTTTCATCCCTATGTTAAGGACAGTGTGTTTCTGAAGTTTGGTGATAACATCATTTGCTGCAATTTGTTAACTCGTAGGTTTAGAGTTTGCAAATACGGTGGTCTCTCCTTGCTGTTTTATCCGGTGATCCCAGTTTTGCTCCCTTGGTGGCCAACTCCGATTCCTTCATCCCCCTCTTTGGTTGATCCTTCTGTCTAG